Genomic segment of Microbacterium sp. M28:
CCCGGTGTCGGACTGCTTCTGGCGTTCTCGTTCTTCGGCGTCGGCGCCGCCAAGGCGTCCGCGCCCGGGGCTGCGATCATCCAGTTCTTCGGCGGCATCCACGAGATCTACTTCCCCTATGCTCTGAGCAAGCCGGCCACGATCCTCGCGTTGATCGCCGGCGGCGCCACCGGCGTGACGACGAACATGATCCTCGGCGGCGGTCTGGCGTTCCCCGCCGCCCCCGGCAGCATCATCGCCGTCACCGCGGCGGCGGTGAGCCCCGCGGCCGGTGGCATCGCGAATCTCCTCGTGGTGTACCTGTCGGTTCTTCTCGCCGCCACCGTCACCTTCCTCATCACCGGCGTCATCCTGCGCGCTTCCCGCAAGCGCGACCTGCTCGCCGAGGCCGACGCGTTCGGCGCGGCGATCGCGCAGACCGAAGCCAACAAGGGCAAGAAGTCGGCGGCCATGGACGCCCTGCGCGTCAGCGGGGATTCGGCCTCGGTCGCTGCCGCGGAAGAGGTCGTCGACAAGCTCGAGACGCAGGCGGAGACGGGCGGCATGGCCGACGGCGGAATCGTCACGACCCGTCGGATCACCGACATCGTCTTCGCCTGCGACGCCGGTATGGGATCGTCCGCGATGGGCGCGAGCGTGCTGCGCAACAAGTTCAAGAAGGCCGGCATCGAAGGCGTCACCGTCGTCAACACGGCCATCGCGAACCTCGACGGCAACGCGGACCTGGTCATCACCCAGCAGCAGCTGACGGACCGGGCACAGGCGAAGTCGCCGGAATCGATCCACATCTCCGTGGACAACTTCATGAACTCGCCGAAGTACGACGAGGTCGTGGAGCTGGTCCGCGACCAGCGAAAGGAATCATGATGAGCGTCCTCACCCTCGGCCAGGTCCGCATCCATCCCGGCTCCGCGACGCAGGAGGCCGCGCTGCAGGAGGCGACCGACATCCTCGTCGCCGCCGGCGCCGTCACCCCCGGGTACGTCGACGCCATGCGGCAGCGCGAACAGACCGTGTCGACCTTCATGGGCAACGGCCTGGCGATCCCGCACGGCACCAACGACGCGAAGGACACGATCCTCGCCTCCGCGCTGTCTGTCGTCCGCTACGACGGCGGCGTCGACTGGGCCGGCGACGAGGCGAACTTCGTGATCGGCATCGCGGGGGTCGGCGACGAGCACCTGGAGATCCTGTCGCGGATCGCGATCCTGTTCTCCGAGGAGGACGACGTGGCGCGTCTCACGGCCGCGCAGACGCCGGATGAGCTGTACGCCCTGCTGTCGGAGGTGAACGAGGGATGAAGGCCGTCCACTTCGGCGCCGGCAACATCGGGCGCGGCTTCGTCGGCCTGCTGCTGCACGACGGCGGCTACGAGGTCGTGTTCTCCGACGTCGCCGACGCCCTGGTGGACGCCCTCGACGCCGCCGAGCACTACACG
This window contains:
- a CDS encoding PTS mannitol transporter subunit IICB, with protein sequence MTTTSPAPKQNGLRVGVQRFGTFLSGMIMPNIAAFIAWGFITMLFIAVGWLGWWTPVAPLLGGFGDADVINWPGAMTTVALDENGDPFTQFVGLVGPSITYLLPLLIANTGGRMVYGERGGVVASIATMGVIVGTNIPMFLGAMIMGPFAALVTKWMDRLWDGKIKPGFEMLINNFSAGILGMLLAILGFFVFGPAILWVSDILGLAVGWLVLYNLLPLVSIIVEPAKVLFLNNAINHGVFTPLGIEQAQETGKSILFLIEANPGPGVGLLLAFSFFGVGAAKASAPGAAIIQFFGGIHEIYFPYALSKPATILALIAGGATGVTTNMILGGGLAFPAAPGSIIAVTAAAVSPAAGGIANLLVVYLSVLLAATVTFLITGVILRASRKRDLLAEADAFGAAIAQTEANKGKKSAAMDALRVSGDSASVAAAEEVVDKLETQAETGGMADGGIVTTRRITDIVFACDAGMGSSAMGASVLRNKFKKAGIEGVTVVNTAIANLDGNADLVITQQQLTDRAQAKSPESIHISVDNFMNSPKYDEVVELVRDQRKES
- a CDS encoding PTS sugar transporter subunit IIA, giving the protein MSVLTLGQVRIHPGSATQEAALQEATDILVAAGAVTPGYVDAMRQREQTVSTFMGNGLAIPHGTNDAKDTILASALSVVRYDGGVDWAGDEANFVIGIAGVGDEHLEILSRIAILFSEEDDVARLTAAQTPDELYALLSEVNEG